The window CTTGGCGGTATCTTTGCTCTGCCTCTGTTCAACGGTGATATCAACATTCaggttcttcttgttgaacTTCTGCTTGATATCGAGCTTGGGACAGCCGGCGCTGTGGATCCACTGGGCCCAGAGCTCGTCAGGCCGGTACGTGCTCATTTTTTCACAAGCTGTCCGGAACGGCTCGGCAGACAACCATGTAGTCTCATTCCTGGTGTCAATGTTTGCCGTGGAAACGATCTTGGAGATCACACGGACGATGCCTGTCGATCCTGTCATCTTGGACATCCGTTGatcgaggatgaagagaacCAACGGAGCTTTGAGGGCCATGAACTCTTGTTCAAAGTCGCCAATGTGAAGGTGCTCGCCAAGATCGTGGAGCGAAGGGCGACTAACATCTTGCTCCACCAACTTGTCGGACAGCGTCTTCATGTGAAACCGATACCAGTTATTACCGCATATCGTTTTCATGAAAAGGTCCGTCATGAACCATTGGATGCCGATGATCAACCAGTAGTCCGAACGCCGGTTTGGGACGATGTAAACTCCAAAGTACTGGCTAGCCAGAGCATGGACCAGCTTCCGAGTAACTTCAGTCTCCACCTCAATGATGTCCTCGGGATAGAGAAGTCGTGTGCTGCAGAGCGATATTGAGGTTCCTGAGACCGTGTCTTGGACCATGTCCTCCACAAAGACGACCTTGTAACTATCGAATGGATAGCGTCCAAACTCGGGCGCAAAGTAGTCAGCCGCAGCCACGATAGGCTGGCAGGTATGAAGAACCTCTTCAGCACGGCCTGGGAGACAGTATGCGTGAATCTTGGCCGCGTTGGCTCCAAGCTTCTCGTCTGCCTCTTCCGTTCTGAACTCGGACCAAAGCTGGATGTGCTCAAACGGCCCGATGGCAAAGGCGATGTGCTGGGCGGCCGCTATCGAAGACTCAAAGGTcataatcttcttcttgtcatccAGAGGATCAATCTGCTCGCCCGTAAGATTGCCAGAGCAGACTACGGTCATCTCCAGcatcttgtcctcctcgagcaGTCTggaagctggtggtggcggcgccgGATCTTCCCCTTGTTTTCTCTTCCTGCTGCCATTCGAGACCAGACTCGTTGATGGCTGAGGGAGGGCAGCTGACTGCTCAAAGACATCACCCAAAGTTCGCGGGCACTTGATGGACAACTCCCAAGGATGTCTTGACCCCGGGTCATCCACGCATGGGAAGATGCAGGAAACAGCGCCAGGCTCCAGAGAGTGTCGGGTATAAACATGCGGATATCTCTTGTCTCCCTCGTCGACGCCGACGAAATGCAGGCCATCCCGGATATTTTTCGAACGGAAAGGTATAGCGATCTTATAACTATGAGCCTCAGACTGCTCCATTCCCGAAGCGGCTGCCTCGTTCTTTGCCCGTGCAAGCTCGGGCATTTGTCGGGCTTTGGCGGGCGGCTCCGACAGATACTCGCGTTTCAACGACACCTTGAGGGATCCATCGGCGGGGACGCAACATGGCAAAGCAGTCCGGTCGCTGTTTGGGACCTCGGGTCTCTTCAGCGGTCGCAGAGGCTGCATTCGCCGTGACAtgatgtggtgttgtggaGCGCCGATTTGGTACTCGCGAGGAACCTGCATGAGGTCGTAGGGGTCTGAATATGATGCCTTGGTTTTGAAGCCATTAACGGTGATATTGTCGATATCAATATCACACTGACGAGCATCCAGCTGAATTTCTTCGAGGTCCGGCTCGATAGGAAAGATGACCATCGTAGATACTCCATGGACGCTCTTGTTCTGGAGATCGACCTCGATCGCAACGTGCTGCTTGAGCACGACAAATGGGAGAGCCGcaactggtggtggtggcagatcGTCTCCTCCAAGTGTGAGGTCGCCCGCGGCGCCGTTTTCAACCGTGAGAGACATGGCGGGTTGCGAAATGCGATCGGATCGTGATGAAAGGTTGAGAAATCGACTCCGAGTTGAAATGCGGATGCAGTCGCGAGTCGTGGAAGGTGGGCGAGTGTTAGCACTGCCTACGAGAGAAAACTGTGATTGAACAGGTCGGCCTCTCAAGGCTCGCGGAGATGGGACCTGTTCAGTCGGTCATGGCAGTTCGTCAATGTGCCACGTATGGAAGAGTGACGGCCGTAAAACAGGAGGATAGTGGCTTCGCtcgatggatgatggatggtagTCTCGTTGGCTGGATTTGAGATGCACGCGCGAGAGAAACCGGTGTTGGCAATTGTTTGGCGACAAAACCGGGAGCCTGAAAATTGACTGTtgtggcggggagggagagagagcgagaggcGTTGTCGGTGTTGCAAAGCCAAAATTcagagcagcagctcgcggTTTGCGGTTTTGCGAAATGCGCCGGCGCCCCGCAACAGGGCAAGCAGTTAGTTGTTCGCCAGGCAGCAGAGTGCCAGAGGTGAGGCTACAGTATCCAGTAGCAGCGCAGGCAGAACGAGTGATGGAATGGCACGGCGGAGGGTTCGCCTGGGATTGCTGCCGTCGTGGTTGACGCGATCGAGAGCCAGCCCTTGGCCCAGATGCGGAAATGGTCCCAACTCCGCTAAGCTTCAGTGGAATACTGATTACCTGCCGAAGTTTTGCCGGGGCATCTCTGATAAGATAAGCCGATAAGAGCTCCAGACTGATGTCATTGttcacaacatcaaccattCACTTTTCAACATTATATATTTCATTGCTTGTTGGCTTACTGCGATAACTGATGTAGCTTCGTTATTTACGAGGGCCATTTTATTCTTAATCACATTGCTTCACATTTTCCCGAGCATGGATCATAGAGTCTACAGCTAATATAAACTTTCAGAGGCAGTGACAACACTACATCCCTTGTTGATCCGGCCTCTCAACATCGCTGGAGAATAGGCTCGAAGATCACAGGCGACGAAGGTAATGAGATTATATGAGGTTACTCATTTGATCAACAGCAAGGCAGCTGTTCGCCAAGTGGTTTTTATGACAAGGCTGCTACAATGTTCgacaccaacagcaacacaactTGCACAGTATGATGGCTCAATCAGTCGTTGGGAATGGAACAGACAGAGAGAACCCAAGATATTCGTCCAAGTAGTGAAGAGGTCAAACAGAACAAAGTATGACAAACATCTTCCTGAGTTCTTGCTAATCAGCCCACGACACCTCTTGAAACCCAGTTTCCATCCAGGTACCAGAATCTTCAAAGCCAGAATTTCTGCAGCGGCTGATTACCCAAACACTAAACCTacacctcacctcctcacTTGCGGTGAGGCATCAAACCCAGaacccaactccaacctGGTGCCGAAAGACAGCCTCACCGTCTGCCCACCAAGTCCAGACCTCACCTTTGCCATCTTTGCGGTGAAGGAATTCTCAAAATCAGACTTCTAGTCCCGTTTCATCCTCACCCCTCAAAATATCGtgacgaaaaaaaaaccacgaTAggactccaacaacagcctcaaCCCAGTGCCACCTCacaaacccccaccacacTTTTCCCATTCAGACACAAACGAGACTTCCCATACCCGGTAGTATAGTTCATGTACGTCTGCGTGTTCCTACATATGCAGGTTCAGTGAGTcaccgcccccctctccccatgTAAATATTCCTGCCCAATACTATCTCCCAAGCAAATGCCGATGAAACGAAACATTTTCATCCACTTCATGACTCCTCTGGCCCGATCGTCCGGAGAAACAAAGCAACTGAAACGGTGAAACATGCAGCTAGCTTTCACCTGCAGGAAACAAAACTGGATCTAGAAGAACAAGATCTCTCTCCGCCTTTATGACTCTTGTTCTTCTGCATGTCGATGTGTTGGGCTGGTTAGGAAAGTCTTGGGGTAGGTTGTGGGTGTCTGATAGCCAATCGACGGACCGAAACACGAACTTGACAGGTGAACGGCACGTGGTTGTGGCGTTTTCAGAGAAATGATTGGCTGCATTCTTGCAGCGTGGTGACAGGGGAAAAGGAACGAATCGGGACGAGGGGCAGAATCGCGAGCCATACACGACCGGGCCGCGACGGAAACACCAGAAGATCGCGAGGTCACGGGATCTCGTGGAGCAAGAGAAACAAGTTGCTCGGAAAGATGACATTATTCCCGGGTAATTCTCGTCCAGGGAACTCGCAAGTCGGGAGAGTCGGGGAGAAAGGCAGTACGTATAAGCGCCCGGTGAGGCGGTGCAAATGGACCCTACGTCAGATTCAAGCAAAACCGTTGACAAGAAGCAGGAGTTGAAATCGGAGACCGGAAAGGCAAACCTGAGAAACTCCGGGGTCGGAGATTCGGTCTGGCGTTCTGGCGGCTACTGAAAATCTTCAGCCATCTCAAACTGCTTGAACTGCTGCGGCcgccgaaggaggaggggggaagctgATCTGATTGACTGCGGCGGCTGTTCACGAAGCACAGCTTAACAAGCCTTTGCTTCGTAATGTTAGCGCTGGCAGCGGTGGCACAGCAGATTGTGCTAACAGATCGTCGTAGTACTCTGCCGGATGTTACACGCGGGCGGAAGCGGGAAGATGGGCGGTTGTGGGCGCTTACAATGTCAAGCGTCAAGCGAGCTGGGCGGATCTCTCCGGGCGGCTATTTCATAGACCCAAGTCCCAGGGAGCAAAGACCGATATTGGTCTCATATCCGCAACCGCTCAACGGGCTACTACATCGGACGCTCATAAGACAGAGTAATCTCAGCAGGCGCTCGCTTCTCTAGTGAGATTTGCGTCCAGGGAGACCCAGGACAAGACCATGACCGAAGcttgaggaagaaaagggagaTCTAGATCCGCAAATGCAAGCATGGGTAAACTCTATTCCCAAAATTAGTACATACAAAAAAATCATGAGGCCAGACCATGAGAATTGTGAGGCGGGCGTGATGCCCAAGGGTTCAAGGGTTAGAAGTGAAGCCATGTCCGGATGCCCAATATCATGTGTTGGCCGAATCCAAAGTGCAGTTGATATGAAGTCAAGTGCGGGGTTGTATGCTCGACGTTGTATGAATGAATTCTCCGAAAAAAGCCACAGGCGTGGCTGACCAGTTCTAGATGGCATCTCCCGCTCTGCAGCCCCGGATTTTTTCTCGTCTGGCCATCGCCATATCAGATGTTTGTCGCGATGGATGGCCGTGTCGTGGTTCGAGTCGCCAAAAACCGCGAAGAGcgtggatggatggtgggaCGGTGGTACGTACCGTGAAAAGAAAAGCGCGGCGGCAGCGTGTCGTCGAATGGCAGCTCAGAACCAGGAACACTGGATGTTCCCCACAGCGAACGATTGGCGCCCGGCAGCTGGCCAGATGGACCGTTGCGCAAGCTCCAATGCAAGACCATGTGTCTAAATTTGAATGACTCATAGACGCTGCATGAAGGAGCTCTCGGACCTATCAGAGGCGTGGTCTTGCATCTTCAAGTTGTTTTTCAAAAGAAAATGTTCGGGGTCTTGTTCGCTGTTTATGAGGGGAAAGAACTGAGGTTGAGAGAAGCTCTGCTGTGGGGGAGAAATGcgggagttggtggagagctTTGCGGGAGGTCTGAATCTCGCACTGGTTCCGACATGTGCCAGACAGCGCAAAGGGGCCGTGCGACAAGATCACAAATCTAGCGCGGCACCAAAGCCATTGTTTCCAGCGATCTCTGCTCTTTGTGTGGTGGCCATCTGATATTGAAGAGCCGCCGAGCACGGACCACCCCCGGGTACGTACCTTCTCTAGAGACGAGAACCTCAACACCCAACCTCTAACGTGGCTGCTTTCCTCCCTCCACTACGAATCCGCTACTGCCCGGCAGACGTTGAGTGACATGATCGTTCCGGGTCGACGCCATCGCTCTCCGCGTTTCAGGTTTATTTTCATTCACTGGGAAAGCAGGGCTACCTCTGTCTGCAGCTGTGTAGGGCATGTTTGCATGTACATCCCACTTGGGAGAAGTGGAAAACACTTGACAGCAGCCCTGCCCTTTCTGGCGGCGTGGGATTGCCGTCCTGTCCGCTCCTGGCTTGGATCGCTTCGCGGTACACGCCCTACACGCCTACCACGTCCCACACGCCCTACACACCCGCGCCCATCTCCAGATATCGCGCCCCCAGCCAGTCCCTGTGGACCTACCGGGCTGGTGCATCATGGGCCCGCTCCAGCCGGCCACCCATGGCCTATGATCCCCCGGTTCTGATGTTCTGATCTTGCGACGAGGATAAGTATCCTCTTTTTCCCACCTCTCGTTTCTCATGTTTCCATCTCCAGTATCAGACATCACCAGTCTTCCATCATCTTTCCTTTGAAACAAAGGGCTTCTCTGGAGAGCTCGGCTTGAAGCCATCCCATCTCTTTCTGTCAACTCATACACACAACGGAGCCGGACTCCACATCGACAACTACACTAATTCTAGtaatcaacctcccccaagcAGTCACCATGGCCTCGTAAGTAAACAACAGTCGAAGTAAACAGTGGCGATCTTGGCGGCTAACATTTCTTGCCATCAATCAGTCTTGGAGAAGTCACCTTTGACTTCACATTCCCATGTGatccttcaacacctccgaGCTTCACCTTTGACCCATCTCTTTTGGAGATCCCCTACAACCAAGGTCATGCTCGCTCCAGCTCACTTTCATCCATCTACTCTTTCGAGTCCACACCATCAGAGCCCGTCTCGGCACCCAGCACCCGCCGGACCACCCCAGCCCGGTCTCCCATCCGGACTCATGGGCCTCTTCTCCTGCCCAAGATCCGCAGCCAGGATCAAGCCATCGGCCCTTCCGCTGCTGCCCCGGCTGCCAAGCGCCAAaggacatcaccaaccccagctgCCCCTAACAAGAGCGCCTACCGCCCAACACACGCCCGCAGCTACACCAGCCCAGAGgccatctccttcaccagCTCGGTCTCTTTCACAGATGACAGCAACCCAGCACCTCTTCTCTGCTCCCCCGTGAGCTTTGCCCACGATTCCGCCGCAAACCACTCCCGGAGAGCATCTTCCTGCAGCGTGGAAAACATCAGCTTCCCCAGCCAGGTCACATCATACCGCCCCATGCCCACATACGTGCCCGCCAGACGCACCAGCACAAGCCCCACACcgccaccccaaccccaaccccagaccCATCTCTCCCAACCCGAACAGTACAACCTCTACCAACAATATGTCCCAAGAGCGCCATCACCATTGGCCGCTGCCGCCCCCATCGTCCCAGACAtgaccccctccacaaccctctACTcctacctcacctcctccaacccagccccaTCCCTCGTCAGGAGcatctccttccccctccgtGACCCGAACATCAAGCACTTTTGGTGGGACGTCCGCCAGATCAGACCATGGACCAACTTCACCGCCCAGAGCCTCCTGTCTCTCCCCGGCGCGGAGTCGTGCCTTTCCACCCCGCTCTCAGCGGCTCTGCTGCCCAGCATTTCCGCCGGCGGGCAGAGACACCCCGAGACGGAGGCGGCGCTTCACGGGATCTACGCGGGGTATTACCTCCCCAAGCTGAACAATGCCCTCGCGCTGTCGTCCACACAGCCGGTGCAGCTGTCGGTGccgaagaaggctgctgctgggatgAACACGGAGTGCATGTTTGTGGGCAACGTCCCCGGCGACGAGGCCAGCGCGGCGGCGATTTTCGGGGGCAAGccgatggcgagggtggtggggattgTCAAGAGCTTCGATCGGTTCAATACCGGgatgagggtggaggggaatgtGAAGAGGGTGGAGTACCTCCGCGGTCTTGCGCATCTGCATCATGCGATGAGGGAGCACGGGTGTAGGTATGGGTTTATTCTGACCGAGATTGAGCTTGTGGTTGTGAGgaatgggggggagaggacgCCGCATTTTGGGTTTTTGGAGGTGACGAGTGTGCAGCTGAACAAGACTGACGATCTGGAGGggccggtggaggcggagaatGCGGAGATGACGGCTTGTTTGGCGCTTTGGGGGTTGTGCATGCTGGCTGGGGATGGGGCGATGCCGGGGGAGGCGCATTGGAAGAGCGAGATCGGGGCGCCGGCGgaggggacgaggaggaaggctttggagagggatgggtgGATGCCGCAGCCGCAGttggcggagaagagggaggcgaagaggagtagggggtgggtttggccTGAGGATGCGGTGGGCaggaaggagttggggaagaggggggttagGTATGGGGGTTGTTAGTTAGATTGCATGGCTGGTTCATGATGAAAGGGTCTGTGACTCtggtgaagaaaaaaaaagaatagTGAGACTCATGACTGACGACTGGTTTCGGGTGGGTCATGGGGACTCGAGGATTGGAGTTTTGGATATGGGAGTGGGCATTTGGGTACATTTTGATAGTTAATACAAAGTTCAGATGATCAACACCTTTGACATTGACTTCCTGTGATATTGTGCGGCTCTTCATCCCAGcatcaaccctctccaacccaacctcttctcccaaagtctcatcaacacccatTGTCCCAAATCCACAGTAAAGccctccaacccatcaccaaaatACCCCACCGACACTCCCCGTTGCTTTTACGTCTCCATCCTAGACTTCAGATAGCGATGTAAGCTGGTTCGAGGTTTCGCCTCTGCTTCTCTGGGGAAGCGGGTGGTTTATCTTTGTATGGCTAAACAGATCTatcttgttgatgaagatTACGACGGCTCATTTGGACATTGTCGGTACCTTTTCTGTGGTTTACCTGGGAATTGAAAAGCTAGCTAGAGGAGTTTTGTGATGTGTTTGGATGTACTCATGTATGATGAAGTTGACAACTTTGGTGGAACTGGCCTTGATTGGATAAGATTGGTGTTTGAGTTGTGGCACTTGGACGCAGTGCTTGGGCTCAATATTTGggttgtgggttgggtgtaTCAGTCGATGAATGGGGTGTTGTGTGTAGTTGTCTTTGGTAAAACTGGTTTTATACTATCTGCATGTGGGCCCATGAAGGTCGGAACCTCTTAGATCGGAACAGCTTCCGTAATCGGTACCGGGCCGGGGCTCATAATGGGATCCGCCATGGAACCTCCGTGCCAAGTCGGACCGGATTTCGGAATGCTTCTCAAGCCCTGCCGGGCAGAaaagagggttagggttaatACAATGGCTGACAAATTACCCCCTCTTTGCCCCACTGCAACCTTGGCTCCAGAGCTGCGCCTTCGTGATGGACCTTCTCCTTTTCTCAACAGTCGCCAGTGCGTCAGGTGCATGCTCGGAGGGCACAGATCACTGAACAGGAAGCTTGCCATCGGCACTCTTATCCATTGTTTTCCAATGGAATCGACTGACTGAATGGGTAGAGTGAAGTGGGGCTGCGTTAGTCGCATCTGCACTGCACTGTGCTGTCGCAGTTGAGGGCGCTGTGGTGGCCGCGACAATCCAAACCATAGATAGGGTGGTTAACCTCTGGGACAATAACCCAAAATAAAACCGTAGCTATagaaaaataaaagaaaCAATATTGTGGCTTCATTTTTGAAAAATACCAGTTGGTCGCACGCCCTCAGAAGCAGCCTTCTTTGCTAGGTATTGTCCAGCCAGAACTGGATTGaaaccacaccatcaacccccaggTCGACGAGTGGTCACAGCACAGCGAGCGGCCCCAAAACTCGCAGCAACGCTCTTTGGTGCCAAGCGACCTTTTCAATTCCCAACTTCAGTCAGCGACAGTTGCGACTTGATATCGGCAGCAGGAGCATGTGCAGCGGACCATGACAGACACGCTGCACAATGGCCATGACATCCTCTGCGACCCGCTCCAAACGAGCCGAGGGTCTCCATGCCACCATCTCGCACCCCAAGTTgctctccagcagcagcgctgACTATCGCCGCCCTGTCGCGACCGCCATGCCGAAGCAGAACAGCAAACAATTCCCGCTCAGCCCGACTCGCGCCTATGGAAAGCGACATCTCGACCTCTCGTCTGGCAATTGCGATGCCGTCATACCAAAGAAGGCCAGGATTGCCGTAGAGATCCCGGCGAGGCCCTCGTCGTACCACGCCCGAGTTGCGAAAGAATCGGCCGACGCGCCACCATTGCCGCTGCCCACCAAACCCACtgtcgcggcggcggcaccaccaccaccgcaaccccGATCTGCGATACCGACACGAGCCCCGCCGGCGCAACCCGCGACAGCAAACAATGCCGAGAAACACCCTACTAGCCTCACAAAACATCAGGAAAAGGTCGTCAATGGGCTCAAGCATGAGCTCAGCAGACTGCAGCCGAACACGGAGGACACAACGAGCACCACCCAAAGCCAGGGTCGCAAGTTGAGGTCACAAGAAGCCACTCGTTTCAAGAGTGAGCTCTCTGCTTATTTTCCCGAGTACGATGAGGTCATTGGCAACGACCCGAAAAAAGAGTGTGAGTTTATCTTGCATATTGTCATCTCCATTCAACTGCTAACCTGTTCGCGTCCTTTAGACTCGTTGAATCTCGAGACTCCAGTCGCCGTAGTATCCGATaccgcacctcctccctctgcctgGGCTTCCAAACCTCCAACCTTCCCAGTCGAGAGCTGGGGCGATAAGTTGTACACCGACCTCCACGACTGCCAACGAATTGACTTTGCATTCCTCGCAAAGCAATCCAAGCCACTTGATCCCTCACAGCACCAAGCAGACCCCTTGCCCGATAGTTATTACGAACCAATCCataaaaaagaagaaaagcaagaGCGCTCGGTACGAAATACCGAAAAGATTCGTGCCCAACATGAACGAGACCAAGTCATCCGCCTCCTGGACGGCCTCCAAGGCCCAGACTGGCTCAGAATCATGGGTGTGAGCGGCATCACCGaatccaaaaagaaaaccttCGAGCCTGCGAGAGAGTATTTCGTCAAGGGTTGCGAATCCATCCTGGATAAGTTCCGGCGATggacggcggaggagaagagaaggaagcgggagaaggaaaggaaagcgAAATACCTGGCCGACAGGGAGACTGCCACGAGTGAGGAGAAGGATCTTGAGCCCTCTGCTCGGTCCAGCCGTGCCACGTCTACAAGTCATGAGGAGAAGCATacgaagaaaaagaggaagagagaagtGGTGGTTCCGGATAGCGAGGATGAGGCtatgggtgatgatgagctggatggTGAACCACCAGATGATGCTGAGGAGAGTGACATTGATGCTTCTGTCGCTAAACAGCTTCGAGAAGAGGCTCTTGCGGCGGCTGCTAAGAAGTCGACTTTGAAGTCGAAGCCGCCACCGAAGAAACGGGTTCGTCCTTcgaagccaccaccaccaccaccgccaccaccaccaccaccaccaccaccaccaccacaccaagcTAAGAAGGCACCGACTGTTGAGCCTTTTCCTGCCCCGCCAcagcaggagagggagtttACGTCTTTCTTTGCGAAAAAACATCAGCGTGATGCTGCTCTCAATCCAAACCGTCGCCGAATTAGTACCAGAAGGAACCCAGTTCTTGCTTGGGGCGTGGCCGTTCCCGAGGTTGCAGAGGCCGATTTTAGTCTCTCGGAAGAGATCAGGGATGAGGTGATGGGGTCGAGGAACAGTGCTCCTGCTGCTACGACTACCAACGatgctgccgccgctgttAAGCCTACCAGGGGCCGTCCtgcgagggggaagaagaagccttAGTTGCCTCTTTTTTGTCGAAGCAGAGAGATGAACATCATGCCCGTCATCACCCTTTGCAACATTAACACATTGTTCCTCGCCACATGCTTACGCGAGTATATATTTGTACATTAGcaaactaccaccacccccgcatTGATAGGGGACTTGTAGTTATTCAAAGGATACAAAGGGtttagggttagggtcagGGTAGGGGTAAACTTGGGAATTTTCAAGCAGGGAGTTTAGGGGCGGTTTCGGATTatttgggttgggttggggtttgctGGGCAGACTTTTTACCGTCATAGGAAGGGGAAATAACTGTTTTTGCGACTGGCAAATTGTTTGGAGGGAGTAGAGACAGTGAGGAGTACCAGGGGTGCAGGACAACAGGCTGCATAGTGTAGGGGTGTTTGTGGGGGTAATtgatgtgggagggggggttgttaaTCTGTAGAGATAATTGTATTTATAAATCAAGGTATTAGGAATACCTTTGTGGTTGGGGTGTTTATTGTGAGCGATTTGTGATCTTAATGGGTGGtaaaggggttggtggtgctgttcaGGCTGTGAGAATAGCCAACGACTCCTATGTTGACACGAGAACTGAGCAGACAACACTCAAAAATCTCCAAACTCCTTGCGAAAAAAGACATATATACCGCTCAAAAAGTTACATGAAACTAGCCCAGGCCCAAACCTGGCTATGCATATACCTAGCCCAtaaccccctttccccccaagTCCAGAACCATGAATGAACCTAACAGTCCTTTTTGTTCCCTTTCCCCAGCCAACCCAGTCTACAACGCCCCGCCCCTAATTGCCTTGTCCGTATTATATGTACCCCCTTTACCTCCCCCTTGCCACCCCTTCCAAATTGAACCTCTCCACATTCTCCTCcgtcaacctctcccccagcccctccttcttccccccaagAACAGAAGACTCTTCGcccccccaatccccgcCGCCCCAACAAGCTTATCATCCCGACTGTGCATCGCactctccttgtcctcctcaaAGTGCTTAATAACAGGCGACATCGGCACCCCCCCCAGCCTTTCCTCACTCCCCGGCCTCGACAGCCCTTTCTGCGGGGAGTTAGATTTGGGAGTGGTActatccccaccaccaccaccaccactgccaccaccaccatcacttacaaccccaaccccatcactcACGACCGTATACCCCGGAAAAtgccccctttcctccctcccctcctccccaggctTAGGCGTGGCCAGTTCCTCATGCGTCTCTCTATCATgttccaccccaacccccggaATCACCGCATTATCACAATGCTCCCCCGAATCCGAACAATCACTCACCACACTgctcccaaccccatcatccaccgccaccatcccccctttcctccccttACTCCCCCACCTGACCAacatcctctccaaaaccctACTCTTCACCGGCTTGCTCAGATAATCATCCATCCCCGCCCTCTTGCACTTCTCCCTATCCCCCTGAATCGCACTCGCCGTCATGGCCACGATCGGCACGTCCCCCACAAAAGCCTTGTACGGCAAGTGGTGCCTCAGCAAGTGCGTGCACTTGTACCCATCAATCAGCGGCATCTGCACATCCATCAAAATGATAtccggcttcttcttctcccccttctccgccgCAATCAGGTAATCTAGCGCCTCCTTCCCGTTCcaggcagcaacaacattAAAGCCGAGTTTTCGAATCGTCTTGATGGCAATCTGC is drawn from Podospora pseudocomata strain CBS 415.72m chromosome 1 map unlocalized CBS415.72m_1, whole genome shotgun sequence and contains these coding sequences:
- a CDS encoding uncharacterized protein (EggNog:ENOG503NW8R), encoding MASLGEVTFDFTFPCDPSTPPSFTFDPSLLEIPYNQGHARSSSLSSIYSFESTPSEPVSAPSTRRTTPARSPIRTHGPLLLPKIRSQDQAIGPSAAAPAAKRQRTSPTPAAPNKSAYRPTHARSYTSPEAISFTSSVSFTDDSNPAPLLCSPVSFAHDSAANHSRRASSCSVENISFPSQVTSYRPMPTYVPARRTSTSPTPPPQPQPQTHLSQPEQYNLYQQYVPRAPSPLAAAAPIVPDMTPSTTLYSYLTSSNPAPSLVRSISFPLRDPNIKHFWWDVRQIRPWTNFTAQSLLSLPGAESCLSTPLSAALLPSISAGGQRHPETEAALHGIYAGYYLPKLNNALALSSTQPVQLSVPKKAAAGMNTECMFVGNVPGDEASAAAIFGGKPMARVVGIVKSFDRFNTGMRVEGNVKRVEYLRGLAHLHHAMREHGCRYGFILTEIELVVVRNGGERTPHFGFLEVTSVQLNKTDDLEGPVEAENAEMTACLALWGLCMLAGDGAMPGEAHWKSEIGAPAEGTRRKALERDGWMPQPQLAEKREAKRSRGWVWPEDAVGRKELGKRGVRYGGC
- a CDS encoding uncharacterized protein (EggNog:ENOG503NWW6; COG:S) → MAMTSSATRSKRAEGLHATISHPKLLSSSSADYRRPVATAMPKQNSKQFPLSPTRAYGKRHLDLSSGNCDAVIPKKARIAVEIPARPSSYHARVAKESADAPPLPLPTKPTVAAAAPPPPQPRSAIPTRAPPAQPATANNAEKHPTSLTKHQEKVVNGLKHELSRLQPNTEDTTSTTQSQGRKLRSQEATRFKSELSAYFPEYDEVIGNDPKKEYSLNLETPVAVVSDTAPPPSAWASKPPTFPVESWGDKLYTDLHDCQRIDFAFLAKQSKPLDPSQHQADPLPDSYYEPIHKKEEKQERSVRNTEKIRAQHERDQVIRLLDGLQGPDWLRIMGVSGITESKKKTFEPAREYFVKGCESILDKFRRWTAEEKRRKREKERKAKYLADRETATSEEKDLEPSARSSRATSTSHEEKHTKKKRKREVVVPDSEDEAMGDDELDGEPPDDAEESDIDASVAKQLREEALAAAAKKSTLKSKPPPKKRVRPSKPPPPPPPPPPPPPPPPPHQAKKAPTVEPFPAPPQQEREFTSFFAKKHQRDAALNPNRRRISTRRNPVLAWGVAVPEVAEADFSLSEEIRDEVMGSRNSAPAATTTNDAAAAVKPTRGRPARGKKKP